The proteins below are encoded in one region of Sphingobium yanoikuyae:
- a CDS encoding TniQ family protein: protein MKYPLAPIAGESLMGLVARVTAENGYPRTGTLLSEAGWVYDNKPTAATTNAEQLPALADILVVPYPQLLHHAHGPEEGSAIIHWFGGRAWQSELRTTIRRYAPASLALSAHHRAIWQLASVPFCPETFQVLRSECHECGVTQRWRYANGIATCDQDVCSADLREGQAEFIPHEMRGNLGIYAGLFSHDPDVRAASRSQLPDPIASLEPHDIADLALKLSPWLNDQLRGKWLTNPDLTMAVVSALHDAVTLLRQWPIVPAQLLPTPGEGDNWSNKLGHAVKQARIGRSSPRVKALFAMFLHGLQQEQPDLSQSPDLSDLPSADEGNDIIGLISAKSAVRVLRETDTIIAKLRAAGVFKLTDVRVHGVVRPFHDPEEIEELARTKPDRLPLTAVSQSTQLPRYAIAQLMQSGLVAPLTHPYWEARYGVRNTTTQAWAAFEAKIQAKADPAVVDGVPLQIAARAIGGRAKPWADIFTWLLGPDGRFGLPPKATDLSHQILIPAELIDTLRMLENPLSGAHVEDELSGADASEILNLATNQFLKFVATGRIRRHGKAYLAADVLQAAAEIIGSVEIGYRMGLPPQSAQKWARKVGLPTIHDAGYCRMSFAKIMKQGAWSA, encoded by the coding sequence GTGAAATACCCGCTCGCGCCAATCGCTGGCGAAAGTCTCATGGGCCTTGTCGCCCGTGTGACTGCCGAGAACGGGTATCCACGGACAGGAACGCTGTTGTCTGAGGCTGGCTGGGTTTACGACAACAAGCCGACGGCGGCCACAACCAACGCCGAACAGCTACCGGCGCTGGCTGACATTCTGGTGGTGCCGTACCCCCAATTACTGCACCATGCCCACGGTCCAGAAGAAGGCAGCGCGATCATACATTGGTTTGGTGGACGCGCGTGGCAGAGCGAACTGAGAACCACCATCCGCCGATATGCACCGGCCAGCCTTGCCCTATCGGCTCATCATCGTGCGATTTGGCAGTTGGCCTCCGTCCCATTCTGCCCGGAAACCTTTCAGGTCTTGCGCAGTGAGTGTCACGAATGCGGCGTTACCCAGCGGTGGCGCTACGCCAACGGCATTGCCACCTGCGACCAAGATGTCTGCAGCGCGGATCTCCGAGAGGGACAAGCCGAGTTCATCCCTCACGAGATGCGCGGCAATTTGGGCATCTATGCTGGCCTCTTCAGCCATGATCCCGATGTACGGGCCGCTTCACGATCACAGCTTCCAGACCCGATTGCGAGTTTGGAGCCGCACGACATTGCCGACTTGGCCTTGAAGCTCTCCCCCTGGCTAAACGACCAACTGCGCGGAAAATGGCTGACCAATCCTGACCTTACAATGGCGGTCGTCAGCGCGCTTCATGACGCTGTAACGCTGCTGCGCCAATGGCCCATCGTTCCAGCCCAGCTACTTCCAACTCCAGGCGAAGGGGACAACTGGTCGAACAAGCTGGGGCACGCCGTCAAGCAAGCCCGGATCGGCCGCTCTTCGCCCCGAGTCAAAGCCCTGTTCGCGATGTTTCTACATGGCCTGCAGCAAGAGCAACCCGATCTCAGTCAAAGCCCTGATCTGTCCGACCTCCCGTCGGCCGACGAGGGGAATGACATAATTGGACTGATCTCCGCCAAATCAGCCGTGCGCGTGCTGCGCGAGACGGATACCATCATCGCAAAGCTGCGAGCCGCCGGCGTCTTCAAGCTAACCGACGTGCGAGTTCATGGCGTAGTTAGACCATTCCATGATCCCGAAGAAATCGAGGAACTGGCGCGCACCAAGCCTGACCGTCTGCCTTTGACCGCTGTGTCGCAGTCAACTCAGTTGCCCCGCTATGCCATAGCGCAGCTGATGCAATCTGGATTGGTCGCTCCCCTGACCCACCCTTATTGGGAGGCGCGATATGGCGTCCGCAATACCACCACGCAGGCCTGGGCGGCATTCGAGGCAAAGATCCAAGCCAAAGCCGATCCCGCTGTCGTTGACGGCGTTCCGCTACAAATCGCAGCTAGGGCTATTGGCGGTCGCGCCAAGCCATGGGCCGACATCTTCACCTGGCTCCTGGGGCCGGATGGTCGATTCGGTTTGCCCCCCAAGGCGACGGACCTGTCCCACCAGATACTAATCCCGGCCGAACTCATCGACACTTTGCGGATGTTGGAAAACCCGTTGTCCGGTGCCCATGTCGAGGATGAGCTATCAGGCGCCGATGCCAGCGAGATACTCAACCTGGCCACCAATCAGTTTCTCAAATTCGTCGCCACCGGCCGCATACGTCGCCACGGTAAAGCATATCTCGCAGCGGATGTTCTTCAGGCTGCAGCAGAGATCATAGGATCGGTCGAGATCGGCTACAGGATGGGATTGCCTCCCCAGTCAGCACAAAAATGGGCGCGGAAGGTCGGTTTGCCGACGATACATGATGCGGGCTACTGCCGCATGAGCTTCGCCAAGATCATGAAACAAGGCGCTTGGTCAGCCTAG
- a CDS encoding ATP-binding protein, producing MADARSAFRQIKIVHPRQEAIIAGLDEVRRSGIATRGERQYGITLLAESGSGKTTAAEHFRDGIERLGELPEGSRPVLIVKLMSTGTARSLFSSILQALDDPFYDRGTEPNLHKRAVQAIKRDNVQLLVIDEIQHLSRRSSAANHVTDSLKTFLDSGLVPIAFFGTHDADKLFQSSHELNGRLFPPLTLPPLDWWADDDRDLFLDFVEDLDAAMVDKQIMKVASGLVEEDIARPLCLASSGIIGRTCRIVETAAINVVRGGRHAITRNDLAMAVNSWAIAHSFIDYNPFVEIEA from the coding sequence GTGGCAGATGCCCGCAGCGCGTTCCGCCAGATCAAGATTGTTCATCCTCGCCAAGAGGCCATCATTGCGGGGCTGGATGAGGTCCGGCGCTCTGGCATCGCCACCCGTGGCGAGCGGCAATATGGCATCACCCTCCTGGCTGAAAGCGGTTCCGGCAAAACGACAGCAGCCGAACATTTCCGGGACGGCATCGAACGCCTGGGCGAACTTCCAGAAGGCAGCCGGCCCGTCCTGATCGTTAAGCTCATGAGCACTGGCACCGCCAGGTCGCTATTCTCTTCCATCCTGCAGGCCCTGGACGACCCCTTTTATGACCGCGGCACCGAACCCAACCTGCACAAGCGCGCCGTGCAAGCCATCAAACGGGATAACGTGCAGTTGCTCGTCATCGATGAAATCCAACATCTGTCGCGCCGGTCATCGGCCGCAAACCATGTCACGGATAGCCTGAAGACGTTCCTTGATTCTGGCCTTGTTCCTATCGCCTTTTTCGGCACCCACGACGCGGACAAGCTGTTCCAGTCCAGCCACGAGTTGAACGGCCGGCTCTTCCCTCCCCTCACGCTTCCTCCCCTTGATTGGTGGGCGGATGACGATCGAGACCTATTCCTGGACTTCGTCGAAGACCTCGATGCCGCCATGGTCGACAAGCAGATCATGAAGGTCGCCAGCGGCCTGGTCGAAGAGGACATCGCTCGCCCCCTTTGCCTCGCAAGCAGCGGAATCATCGGCCGCACCTGCCGCATCGTGGAAACGGCGGCGATAAATGTCGTGCGTGGAGGTCGGCATGCGATTACCCGCAACGATCTCGCCATGGCAGTGAACAGCTGGGCCATTGCCCATAGCTTCATCGACTATAATCCGTTCGTGGAGATCGAAGCTTGA
- a CDS encoding Mu transposase C-terminal domain-containing protein, whose amino-acid sequence MNYFPYKLKRNQLYSIEGQPCVFTSHGYGTRLNFEHAATGKPVEYLDDAGVVRPMDQDRFRTLLQNGQFFQMAERGQSPAKNKIAESHLTPAECEELDPESALRLATLRLLDRNGVMTGVKAISAGFAEHWTPELHAKYGEAPNPHTVKRWMRERGKVGDRDAREATSAQGHHCYDEDGIRMEIRQRLALTYYVSKKSVTDINVLTNAEISRVNDGTSLEYEMPTEPLLPVSMSTTYRDIKKLECEQTVAARHGKQAAYSRWRGAGKGHEAERPLEFGLMDHTPIPALLVIDVERAIILGRPTFSALVDGFSRVVLSHMLSFNAPSYATVSELLRRSVLPKIVPPIIKNKHPEAQDVCGLCSTYHVDGGMEFRSHDMESMSKATGATIRISGRKKPRERALVERIFLTIHNYVSSKVAGAHLPIALSREYDYDPAVDAVLTLDELEALIMFAIAVYHTTPHGGLNEKQPLLCWKQGTAQYGIVLPRDPRIFEKALLPKINSHRLTHAGIEWNGLRFGDYKAVPDLLADLVPLEGKRQRLKNATATVSFRYDPYDLRKIWVINRKTNQDVELYCQTAGYTDEPISLWMHEQIREKAKAEAADFNSREWRDACRAELLDAIDQLTPEAKERERKLLAKLYENKRIRSITGELASLQRERPEPVDIPIIYADVIEHEMHDADTLSRRPAPQKAAPTASKRRSNRQKAKAANAREATPEDMPERDRRAPAPPPTPDASTTDPEPRRERKKRSNDSSYF is encoded by the coding sequence GTGAATTACTTCCCCTATAAGCTCAAACGCAATCAGCTATACAGTATCGAAGGTCAACCCTGTGTTTTTACATCACATGGATATGGCACACGCCTGAACTTCGAACATGCTGCCACAGGCAAGCCCGTCGAATATCTCGATGACGCCGGCGTCGTCCGTCCAATGGACCAGGATCGCTTCCGGACGCTGCTTCAGAACGGTCAATTCTTCCAGATGGCAGAGCGTGGGCAGTCCCCGGCCAAGAACAAGATCGCTGAATCACATCTCACGCCCGCCGAATGTGAGGAACTCGATCCCGAAAGCGCACTTCGGCTGGCAACGTTACGGCTGCTCGACCGGAACGGCGTAATGACCGGCGTGAAGGCAATCTCTGCGGGATTTGCCGAGCACTGGACACCCGAGCTGCACGCCAAATATGGCGAGGCACCCAATCCGCACACCGTGAAACGCTGGATGCGGGAGCGCGGTAAAGTTGGCGATCGCGATGCTCGTGAGGCCACAAGCGCCCAGGGGCACCATTGCTATGATGAAGATGGCATCCGCATGGAAATCCGCCAGCGCCTGGCTTTGACCTACTATGTGTCGAAGAAGAGCGTCACCGATATCAATGTGCTGACCAACGCCGAGATTAGCCGCGTTAACGATGGCACTTCGCTCGAATACGAGATGCCTACGGAGCCGCTCCTCCCGGTGAGCATGAGCACCACATATCGCGATATCAAAAAGCTGGAGTGCGAACAGACGGTTGCGGCCCGCCACGGCAAACAGGCGGCCTACTCTCGGTGGCGTGGCGCAGGGAAAGGCCATGAGGCGGAGCGTCCTCTGGAATTCGGGCTTATGGATCACACACCCATACCCGCTCTCCTCGTCATCGACGTGGAACGCGCCATCATCCTGGGCCGCCCCACTTTCTCCGCACTTGTTGATGGGTTCAGCAGGGTCGTGCTCTCGCACATGCTGTCCTTCAATGCTCCATCATACGCCACCGTGTCGGAGTTGCTTCGCCGGTCTGTTCTGCCCAAGATCGTGCCGCCGATCATCAAGAACAAGCACCCTGAAGCCCAGGACGTCTGCGGCCTATGCAGCACATATCACGTGGATGGCGGTATGGAATTCCGCAGCCACGATATGGAGAGCATGAGCAAGGCGACCGGTGCAACGATCCGCATCAGTGGTCGGAAAAAGCCGCGCGAACGAGCCCTTGTTGAGCGCATCTTCCTCACCATCCACAATTACGTGTCATCGAAGGTGGCCGGCGCCCATCTGCCGATCGCCCTCTCCCGCGAGTATGATTACGACCCCGCCGTGGATGCCGTGCTGACGCTCGACGAACTCGAGGCACTCATCATGTTCGCCATCGCGGTCTATCACACGACCCCGCATGGCGGCCTGAACGAGAAACAGCCTCTGCTCTGTTGGAAACAGGGCACCGCCCAGTACGGGATCGTTCTACCGCGTGACCCTCGCATCTTCGAGAAGGCCCTCCTCCCCAAGATCAATTCGCACCGGCTGACCCACGCTGGCATCGAGTGGAATGGCCTGCGCTTCGGCGATTATAAAGCCGTGCCTGACCTGCTCGCCGATCTTGTCCCTTTGGAAGGCAAGCGTCAGCGCCTGAAGAATGCCACTGCAACGGTGTCGTTCCGCTATGACCCGTACGATCTGCGCAAGATTTGGGTGATCAACCGCAAAACCAATCAGGACGTCGAGCTGTACTGCCAGACGGCCGGCTATACCGACGAGCCGATCAGCCTGTGGATGCACGAGCAGATCCGTGAGAAGGCCAAGGCGGAAGCCGCCGACTTCAACTCACGGGAATGGCGTGACGCCTGCCGCGCCGAGCTTCTCGACGCCATCGACCAGCTGACGCCCGAAGCCAAGGAGCGTGAACGCAAGCTTCTGGCCAAGCTGTACGAAAACAAGCGCATCCGCAGCATCACCGGTGAACTCGCCAGCCTGCAGCGCGAGCGCCCCGAACCGGTCGATATCCCGATCATCTATGCAGACGTGATCGAGCACGAGATGCACGATGCCGACACCCTGTCTCGTCGCCCCGCTCCACAGAAAGCTGCCCCTACCGCATCTAAACGGCGGAGCAACCGGCAGAAGGCGAAAGCTGCCAATGCCCGAGAGGCGACGCCAGAGGACATGCCAGAGCGCGACCGGCGTGCTCCTGCGCCGCCACCCACCCCGGACGCGTCGACCACCGACCCCGAACCACGCCGTGAACGCAAAAAGCGCTCGAACGACAGCAGCTACTTCTAA
- a CDS encoding P-loop NTPase fold protein, whose product MSDTTDKLEGTKRDAHIVNSAIKRFLAYYVDPAHPLDYAVLVSGPWGSGKTHLIKNFLTGTSAKPLYVSLYGMTSVTQIEDEFYRQLHPVLSHPGMKLAGAVSKGLLKAAFKIDLNSDGKDDGTISPSLPELDLRTGLDDPRGRLLVFDDLERCRIPVSEVLGFVNAYVEHEKLKAIIVANETKVMEGDETYLEIKEKLIGQTLEVLPETQAAFASFLTLISDQRTRDFLEEHADVVLAVHAEGGRGNLRTLKHAMWDFEKLSRHFEKRHWDKSPSMTKALRGVLATSMERRAGKMVEADLERLVGNTFSRIFHKEASAKTTAADEIDDRYKQIDFDDIVISVGVLAGMLFRGDVDGDAIRASLDASSDFLQPEEQPLWHRAHHTFYGDDDEADIVAAQVEHAFASGSVKARGQLMHLFGIRLWFSTLGLIDRNRQQVVDEGLAYIAKLEDAGEIAEIDRSSFDRDNSFFQTRVIDETTPEYRTLADAYSEASNRVLRSKYLTIAHELIRRLPCEPDEVLLDMVVNNVRSAPYFDQPILAALPPEYFVKCVLGWPPKIQSQALNILHGRHELRHGDMLTSERAWVTRVDDLLTAALPAQRPMSRERLRAAIARKLTPLRPTSDTSAVGP is encoded by the coding sequence ATGAGCGACACCACCGACAAATTAGAGGGAACGAAACGCGACGCACACATAGTCAACTCGGCTATCAAGCGCTTCCTCGCCTATTACGTCGACCCCGCCCATCCTCTCGACTACGCAGTGCTGGTCAGTGGTCCATGGGGCTCGGGCAAGACCCACCTTATCAAAAACTTCCTCACAGGCACAAGCGCGAAGCCTCTCTACGTCAGCCTCTATGGCATGACGTCAGTCACGCAGATCGAGGACGAGTTCTACCGCCAACTCCATCCCGTCCTCTCACATCCCGGCATGAAGCTGGCGGGCGCCGTCTCCAAGGGGTTGCTGAAGGCTGCCTTCAAGATTGACCTGAACAGCGACGGCAAGGACGACGGCACCATCAGCCCTTCGTTACCTGAACTTGACCTGCGCACCGGCCTCGACGATCCGCGCGGCCGCCTGCTGGTATTCGACGACCTGGAGCGCTGCCGCATCCCCGTGAGCGAAGTGCTTGGCTTCGTTAATGCCTATGTTGAGCACGAGAAGCTCAAGGCGATCATCGTCGCGAACGAGACGAAGGTGATGGAGGGCGACGAGACCTACCTAGAAATCAAAGAGAAGCTGATCGGGCAGACTCTGGAAGTTCTGCCAGAGACGCAAGCAGCGTTCGCTTCCTTTCTGACTCTGATTAGCGACCAGCGAACCCGCGACTTTCTCGAAGAGCATGCTGACGTCGTTCTCGCCGTACATGCCGAAGGCGGTCGCGGCAATTTGCGTACGCTGAAACACGCCATGTGGGACTTCGAAAAGCTGTCCCGGCACTTCGAGAAACGGCACTGGGATAAGTCGCCCAGCATGACAAAGGCGCTCAGGGGCGTGCTGGCCACCTCAATGGAGAGGCGTGCCGGAAAAATGGTCGAAGCCGACTTGGAGCGCCTCGTCGGCAACACCTTCTCCCGGATCTTCCACAAAGAGGCTAGCGCAAAGACGACTGCGGCTGATGAGATCGATGACCGCTACAAGCAGATAGACTTCGACGACATCGTTATATCGGTCGGCGTCCTCGCGGGCATGCTCTTCCGCGGCGATGTAGATGGCGACGCGATCCGCGCCAGCCTCGATGCGAGCAGCGACTTTCTCCAGCCAGAAGAACAGCCGCTCTGGCATCGCGCGCACCATACCTTCTACGGTGACGACGACGAGGCCGACATCGTAGCCGCCCAGGTGGAACATGCATTCGCCTCCGGATCCGTCAAGGCCCGGGGCCAGCTGATGCACCTTTTCGGTATCCGGCTCTGGTTCTCCACCCTCGGCCTGATCGACCGCAACCGACAGCAGGTTGTCGACGAGGGACTAGCTTACATAGCGAAACTGGAAGACGCGGGCGAGATCGCCGAGATCGATCGGAGCTCATTCGACCGCGACAACTCATTTTTCCAGACCCGCGTGATTGACGAGACGACACCGGAATACCGCACACTGGCCGACGCCTATTCAGAGGCGTCAAACCGCGTGCTCCGTTCCAAATACCTCACAATAGCGCACGAGCTGATACGCCGGCTTCCTTGCGAGCCTGACGAGGTCCTGCTCGACATGGTCGTCAACAACGTTCGCTCGGCCCCCTATTTTGATCAGCCGATTCTCGCCGCCCTACCTCCAGAATATTTCGTCAAATGCGTCCTTGGATGGCCGCCGAAGATTCAGTCGCAAGCACTCAATATCCTGCACGGACGACACGAACTGCGTCATGGCGACATGCTCACCAGTGAGCGCGCATGGGTGACGAGAGTTGACGATCTTCTGACTGCAGCCCTTCCGGCGCAACGCCCCATGAGCCGCGAGCGGTTGCGCGCCGCGATCGCGCGCAAACTGACGCCACTCCGCCCGACGTCAGATACATCAGCTGTGGGGCCATAG